DNA from Elaeis guineensis isolate ETL-2024a chromosome 2, EG11, whole genome shotgun sequence:
aaatattataaaataattataattttaaaataaaaatttagatgacATCGAATGAAATTCgacataaaaaatatcattatttgtatctgattcaaatttattttaaaactttttttttaaatttatatttattttaaattttaattaaattaaataaaattaattttattaaaattaaaccgGATCGGACCGCATCAAAAATTTAGTGAGTCAACTAAAATTACCGTCTCTATATAACATGTGTACCAGCCAAGCGATACAGCATGCTAGCTTCTCTCAACCACGTGTATCATCTTGATATATTACtacaaggggaaaaaaaaaaaaggggggggcttTCGGTCTATTCCACTCCTCTCTCCTATCTTGTTTTCATTCTGACAACGTGGCAGCCGACTGTGGCTTTGCCTTGGATCGTCGGAGAGCCTCCAACACCGGAGGGCATATCGAGTACATAGTACTGCCTCTAATGGCCATGACTTGGATCGGGATGGGGATGGATTCCTCAATCTCCATGGATCATTGGGAGACCACAAGGCTGTGAGAACAAGAGGGAGACAGTGGCAAGTAGGGCCATGAGATCACGGATTTGATGGCCGCAATGAGCAACGTGGAGGTTAGCGGTGGTAAAGAAGCAGAGGTTGTCGGAGAGAGATTTGGCAACAAGGGTGCCGATAAGGTTGGCAAGGAAGGATAGAGGAAAGAAGACAAGGTTGAAGAGAGTGGACTTGGCACTTAGCAGAGAGAGATGGGAGGGGGAAAAGAGGGGCATGGTTAGGATTTTGAGGGAGAAGAGGCAAGGGGAAGATAGGATTAGTGGAGGTGAAGGAAAGAGTTTGAGGGAAAGGACGAAGGGGGTGAAGGAAAGCGctcccttgcttttctttttttcctcttacaCATTTGGTGAAATTTAGTTGGCCTGGTGTATCGTTCAGTTTTCACACCCaatgtaggatataatttctcgaTGGAAGGTGGTTGGATGCTTTGGAGGTTGCGGCCAATGACAGTGCAAAGaaacaaacagaaaaaaaaaaagatttcctGATTTCATGTTGACTATGAGTGAAGCCCATGCGGTGATGCAAGATGGATGCAAGTGAGAGAGCACGAATCTATtaaagatttttgttttttttttttggattcggTTAATAGTGCAGGATTAAGCGGAATTCCTACTTGATTCATGGACTGGGCTGCCCATACAAACATAGGTCATATATTAGTCCAACACCTCCCATTTCGAATCAGGtgcgatatttttttttaaaaaaaaaaaaaaaagaagatcttcATAGGTAGTTTCTCTCTTCTTGCAAATCAATAGGCCGACGTAGGATTTAGGTTGGGACTTCGACAGATCCCTAAAGATGCATGCTGAGCGGGCTAATAGAGCTGCTACAGTGCATGATATTCATGTATATCCCAGTAGCCCCTTGATAGCACTCGTGATCATTTGGCATGAAGCACAGCCTTCCCGTTCAAGTAGTACTTGTCCTGCATGAAATACGGGAGGCTCGGGGAGATGTGCAACTTCTGGTACTTGGACTGGACGGTTCTCATGCAGATACATTGTGTCTACATGAAGCATAACCTTGTGCTTTTCAGAGGAATGAAGCATGGCCCTTCACTGAAGATATTGTCGTGCATGAAATCTATGTGAGACTTACTCTAATTGGGAGGAGGTTTGGAACTTGTGATACTGAATGTTatttttcaactttttttttgggtagagaTGCACGGCATATCCGTTCTGTTGTAAATAATTTGTCACTACATGGACACGCAGGTTTAATATACTGATTGGATTGttagaatgatgtcaaaatttatGTCTGATTTTAATTACAGAtgataaaaaatagtaaaaatacaaGACATTTAGTTGTAGCTGAGATATCTTGTAATGGATCGTCATACCACTTGATTTAAACTATCATAAGACCCCTTGAATTAAAGAACATCTTAGagaatctgatttatatttattgaatGGAGCAGCTCATTTTAGAAAGATGGGCAAAGCCCCCAACTGCAAGAAACTATAAGCTAACAGACGAAAACGTATGAAACTAAGGAAAAGAGACATCAGCCTGAGCTTTCATCCACGCATCATAAAGAAAGTAATCAGTCCAGAAAGTAGTTGATTGAACATTACAAGCCATGTTTCTTATAGATGGATCAGATTCTCAAGGTTATGATGGAAAGTGTCACATGCTTGTGCCATTGTCAGCCAAGAGAGATTTGTCTTTGAGACGCCTTTGAGCCATATAGAAGAGATTGTAAAGCGATGTAGAGTAAATTGAACAGAGGCCATGGTTATACGAATGAAACCAACAGTTCATAGCTTCCCTCGTGATCCCGAATTGCGAAGCCAGAACACAAATCCATCAAAGTTAATTTTTAACCGACGAGTATGTGTGGTTACTGGAGAATGAAGCCTAGAGCCTCGAATCAGCCAAAACTAAATGTGAGACGGGCCACCATTGAGGTTGTTTGAGGTGGTATATATTGAATACTTTTATTGTAAACAAGATTCACTGTTTTGATACCGGACCAAGTACCGGTACTATCTTTTTATAATATTGGTATGCCGATAGTATAGTACAATGTAGTGGTATGGTATAATATGTTATGTACCAGATAGTATGGAGAGGTATGGCAAATATGGATATATCCTTTAAGCGACGAAAGCGGTATCTTAATCTGCAACATACTTGAGAACAACAGTGTGATTTTGATCTTTATAAAATGGAAGCTTTTGTTTGGCAGTGATTCATAACTAAATCCACCTCTCTTCTTAATTCTCTTTATCATAGGATGATAGATGCATCCACCATCTTCTACAACTTGGACAACCTTCATGACTATCATTTGTTTGTTAAGCATTATTACAATAATGTATCATAACAATAAAATGCATAGAAATCACAACAATCTTCCCAGACTCGAACTCCTTTCTAACGTGAGATTACAACCATCCATCAAATATCATGTTAACCTTTTTCCTTCCCCATCCTTCCCCTCCAGTAATTAacgttttattcttttcttttaaggGAAACCTAATGATTAATTtagccatcttttttttttttttgatcctccAAGTGAAGTCCAAAAAAGATAAGCCAAAGACTCGGATTGTCCATCGGCATCAGCAACATCTTAGGTGGTAGGAAGCCTTGTGTAGGAGATTTTTTTCCTAAAACAAATTGTTTATAGGAGACTCTATTCAAATAGTTGGTGAAACAATATGGTTTAAAagtgttccaaaaaaaaaaaagaaaaaaaaaaaggagaaaatccTATATGGCATGTTTgatatggctttttttttttttttttttttgacttcaaaAGAAAGAAAGCACTTCCGGGAAAAATGTGCTTGGCAAAATCATCTAAAAAAtgcttttacaataaaaaaaagggTTAAAAAAATTGCTTTTAGAAAAAGGTTGGGAAACGTACCTTCtagcttctctctcttttccataAAGCAGAAGCTGTAGCATATGATTTCCAAGATCGGGAGGCATATTCTGGGTATAGTTAAGATAGCCCTCTATCATTCTAACATAAgtcaaaataatgattttgaaaaataaatggaAAAATGAAATCAGATCAGTATTAATGTGTCAAATTAGAAGATATGGACCTAGCCAAGTCCATAAAAGCACGAGTAAACCATTGAAGAAAACTCTCTTTAATGTAGGTATAATTCACATTTTACGTTTCCTGTCCCTGAGACCGCTGCCGCTTAGGAATCAAGAAAAGCAAAATATGATCATGGACATCCTAACTTAGAATACTAAGCACACAATTATGCATATCAAAGGAGGAGACAATTTAAGCAATTAATTCTTCATTCATGTGCTTCACAAATACATAATTACACCTCTTCTCTATTCAAGTGTCTATATTTGTTATGGGGCCTTTGAACCAGTGTCTTGCACTCAGAATCCATGATGACACTGTGAGGATGAATAGGCCACCCACAGCAACTGGAGTGTAATTCAGAGTATCCTTTGTTACGGGATAAGCAACAGGAAGCGAAAATAGTACAGTGATTGTTGCAACCCAGAGGACAGCAACCCAACCCACTAGTATCCCATACCGGCCAAGGTTGAAGGGGCCTGGAACAAAAGTTTTACGTGCCAGGGTCACCCGGAAGAAGATGGGCAAAGCATAAGCGATGTAGAGTCCAATTGTAGCTATTGACACCATAGCCTGGAATGCCACTAAACTTCCAAGAGACTGTAAAAGAAGGACGTGAGAAAAAATATAAGCCATTGAGCAGGGGGACTTAAACTTACAACTAGTGAAAATATGCATCCAAAAGAAATCACAGGACTTGCAGGAATTCCCAAACAAAATAGAGAAAACAAATAATGGAACTTATACAATGCACACATCCACATAAATAATTGATGATTCTCATATAACCCTCTTCTTTCTCCCTCCACCTACCACTCTTTCCTTTCTTTGAGGGAGCTGAGGTGGTTAAATCAGATATAACATTTGGTTCTCTTCTGTTGCTTCCATTCATTTACCAAAAATTTCGTTAGACCGGTCTGTCTTTGCATGTGTAGTTTTGTTTGCAAGTACTGTTTGAAGACACattctcatcatggatctgaaccTGATCTCCTGGCCAGTTTAGCCAGTCCATTAGCAGCAGATGACTTCTAAACAAAAGATAATTTTGGAGATGCATATTCTTATGGATACTCATCAAGTAATAAGCTAAGCACAATTTGAAGGGGTTCTTTTAATACATGTCATATTTAGAGGGCTCTGTTGCTAAACAATGAAAGTTAGTCCACAGTCCAGTCCTACAGTCTCACAAATTAGGAGACTGAGGTTGGGAAAGTGAGTTATGGAAGAAAGAactcttcatttgacaaaatgcCAATGTCAATTTATGCAAATGCAGGTGATGATTGTGTCAAACAGATTAGCAAAACTTGAATACATATTTATGGGTGAAACATATGATAGTGGAAATAAAAGATAACACATaatcatcttaattttttgaaaGCTTTCTTGCAATGCAATTAACAAGGCATTGATCTGCAGGGATCAAAATTTGACATTATAACTTGTACCAGCCTTTGTTCTTTCATATGTTACAATATCTACAATTTTTATATGATTCCAGTGGAAAGATTAAGAACCAGCAACTTGTGACCTATTACCATCTAGGGGCTAGGTTATTCCATGATTGCATGTGCATGAAATACAAGCGATATCCAAATAAAATTTCAATCCTAGTCATAATATATGCATGATAAAACCAGAAAGTACATGACCTTAAATAAGCAACGCAAATCAATAGAAAATTCATTACCGTCAAAGCCATACAGAAAGATACAAATGCTGAGAGCCAAACTGCATTTAATGGCACTTCTTGCTTGTTCACTTTATGCCACAATGACGATAGCGGCATTGCTCCATCTCTCGAGAATGCATATGCCATCCTAAATTTGAGGAAACAGTCAAACAATAATTTGTGGCATCTAATGTTTAAAACATAAAGCCAAAACACAAAAATAAATCAACTTGGATATATCCCCTTGTAAGAGAAAATTAATAGACAAACATTTCAGATATCAATTAGCATATAAGTCATGTTTACCTAGAGTTGCTTGTCACTGAGCTCATACCACAAAAAAATATAGCTACAGCAACAATTCCCAAGCAAATGATGCCACCTACACCACTGCCATATCTACTCTTAAAGGCAAGGTAGAAAACTTCTGCAATTGCATACCCTCCAGCATCATTGTCTGTGCTCAAAAGATATGGAATGTTGTTAACTGCAAATGTGATACCAAGCAGATAACCCCAGCCTACAATAATTGATACACCGATGGCACTGATTATTCCTTTGGGTCCATTCTTATCTGCATTTTTAGTTTCCTCTgtctgggaaaaaaaaaaaaaagagatatgctAAGGAACCAATTTAACATTTGCATAAGATCTTTATGAAAAAACCAAGATTCATAGAACATGAGTATATGATAGTAGATGAAGGAAAAGAACAATGAATTTGGGGCTTTAAATTAATTTATGTCGAAGTAAGAGAACATATATCTAAAGTTAGATGCTTTGAGAAGATTAagatggaagcgatgcaaaagGACATCTCCTTATGACAGAGTATAGTCGATTATGAAGGTATAGTCGTTAACTAGTTGATAAATCTAAtatctaacatgagcaaagtaaaACACTACGGGAATAATTCTTACCATATGAGCAGATGCATCATATCCTGTCAATGTGTATTGACTCATCAAGAGTCCCAAAACAAAAATGTATAGCTTGCTGTGGATTCCAGCATCATTTTCAGTGTTGAAATGAGTAAACACAAAATCTGTGCTGGCCCTCTTGGTAGTAACAGTTGGTATAAGGATCATAAGGACAAATACACCTGAAGAGAACAACTTCATTAGGtaaccaagtggaagattgtttcAATCTCTCAGATAACCTTAGAAAAATTGTAAAATGGGAAGTACAATCCTACCTAAGACATTCCAGATAGCTGCAAGCTGTCCAAAAAAAGATAACCAGGTAATTGACAGACTGTTTATTATGGCATGAATCAGCAGAATTCCCCCATGAAACCCAATGACCACATATTTGGAAGCCAGGTATCCTCCTCCATTGTTTCCACCAGTGCTAAGTAGGATAATTACTTGCAATAGTTGTGCTAGTGAGAAATCTATACTAGTAGTGACAGCCCACTGCAAAACAGAAATTTCTTTAACTGCTCAGAAGAATAAAAAAGGATAGTTTAGCTCCAGTGGAGGTATGCGCTCCACTGGACAATAGAGGTCTGAACTTCAAACCAAATAACTTCTGGTATTAATTACCTGTCCAACAATGTTAAACCTGCATGAAAATCAATAGAAATTATTAGCTCACAGAGAGAGCTCTAATCTGATAGATTACATGGTCTTGTGCTAACAAAAAAATCATTTTCCATTTCAAAATAAACACATAAAAATGGCTTACCTTTCAAGCCTTTGCAAACTCCATTTTGTTTGATATACCAAAAATTCTAGTCACCTTTTCACTTAAGACATTTCTAGTACCAAATATTATATTGTAACATCTGTTACAAAATGAGACAATGTTGCATCATTCTCATAATCTATTGCTTAAGCAAGCTTCTACCCTACAAGAACACAG
Protein-coding regions in this window:
- the LOC105047436 gene encoding amino-acid permease BAT1 homolog isoform X2, with amino-acid sequence MVWGKDGANGSTRSDVESSTDTGHARLHELGYKQELKRDLSVLSNFAFSFSIISVLTGITTLYNTGLKYGGPVTMTFGWFIAGFFTMIVGLSMAEICSSYPTSGGLYYWSAKLSGKNWAPFASWLTGWFNIVGQWAVTTSIDFSLAQLLQVIILLSTGGNNGGGYLASKYVVIGFHGGILLIHAIINSLSITWLSFFGQLAAIWNVLGVFVLMILIPTVTTKRASTDFVFTHFNTENDAGIHSKLYIFVLGLLMSQYTLTGYDASAHMTEETKNADKNGPKGIISAIGVSIIVGWGYLLGITFAVNNIPYLLSTDNDAGGYAIAEVFYLAFKSRYGSGVGGIICLGIVAVAIFFCGMSSVTSNSRMAYAFSRDGAMPLSSLWHKVNKQEVPLNAVWLSAFVSFCMALTSLGSLVAFQAMVSIATIGLYIAYALPIFFRVTLARKTFVPGPFNLGRYGILVGWVAVLWVATITVLFSLPVAYPVTKDTLNYTPVAVGGLFILTVSSWILSARHWFKGPITNIDT
- the LOC105047436 gene encoding amino-acid permease BAT1 homolog isoform X3, translating into MGMEIGDAGEGARYLLLLEDQIRDNADSDDSRLRQLGYKQELSRRLSALSNFSVTFSIISILTGITTLFNTGLEFGGPVTMIYGWPIAGGFTLVVGLAMAEICSAYPTSGGLYFWSARLCGDQWGPFASWITGWVLSNFAFSFSIISVLTGITTLYNTGLKYGGPVTMTFGWFIAGFFTMIVGLSMAEICSSYPTSGGLYYWSAKLSGKNWAPFASWLTGWFNIVGQWAVTTSIDFSLAQLLQVIILLSTGGNNGGGYLASKYVVIGFHGGILLIHAIINSLSITWLSFFGQLAAIWNVLGVFVLMILIPTVTTKRASTDFVFTHFNTENDAGIHSKLYIFVLGLLMSQYTLTGYDASAHMTEETKNADKNGPKGIISAIGVSIIVGWGYLLGITFAVNNIPYLLSTDNDAGGYAIAEVFYLAFKSRYGSGVGGIICLGIVAVAIFFCGMSSVTSNSRMAYAFSRDGAMPLSSLWHKVNKQEVPLNAVWLSAFVSFCMALTSLGSLVAFQAMVSIATIGLYIAYALPIFFRVTLARKTFVPGPFNLGRYGILVGWVAVLWVATITVLFSLPVAYPVTKDTLNYTPVAVGGLFILTVSSWILSARHWFKGPITNIDT
- the LOC105047436 gene encoding amino-acid permease BAT1 homolog isoform X1 gives rise to the protein MGMEIGDAGEGARYLLLLEDQIRDNADSDDSRLRQLGYKQELSRRLSALSNFSVTFSIISILTGITTLFNTGLEFGGPVTMIYGWPIAGGFTLVVGLAMAEICSAYPTSGGLYFWSARLCGDQWGPFASWITGWFNIVGQWAVTTSIDFSLAQLLQVIILLSTGGNNGGGYLASKYVVIGFHGGILLIHAIINSLSITWLSFFGQLAAIWNVLGVFVLMILIPTVTTKRASTDFVFTHFNTENDAGIHSKLYIFVLGLLMSQYTLTGYDASAHMTEETKNADKNGPKGIISAIGVSIIVGWGYLLGITFAVNNIPYLLSTDNDAGGYAIAEVFYLAFKSRYGSGVGGIICLGIVAVAIFFCGMSSVTSNSRMAYAFSRDGAMPLSSLWHKVNKQEVPLNAVWLSAFVSFCMALTSLGSLVAFQAMVSIATIGLYIAYALPIFFRVTLARKTFVPGPFNLGRYGILVGWVAVLWVATITVLFSLPVAYPVTKDTLNYTPVAVGGLFILTVSSWILSARHWFKGPITNIDT